In the genome of Montipora foliosa isolate CH-2021 chromosome 3, ASM3666993v2, whole genome shotgun sequence, one region contains:
- the LOC137994528 gene encoding pyroglutamylated RF-amide peptide receptor-like, translated as MHTPINYLLVNLAVADVITLTFTSPQYILLHTFSHPVGIAGDLLCKFITGGNISWIGGVASVFSLVAISFERFNAVTNPHNASLKFTMSKVKMIIVCCWIFTALFNLPLFFAIRYDKEENFCLESWPWPVYGRINSTAWLLVVGIVPASIMLSLYSRVVYDLWFKKVTNEAIVGQGAVRKSRKKVTKLVLTVSVIYAISWFPQLIIYLLSNFDFLFEFGGFFYIASVVLVSFNSAINPVIYALQSERFRRHFRRLLSYRRSRKREVCPLVTHPEPPTCKCEMQETPQILEEVIKSGNLRADGQVFQLQNSNLECLYSAQ; from the coding sequence ATGCACACGCCTATCAACTATTTGCTGGTCAATTTGGCTGTCGCTGACGTGATCACTTTGACCTTTACAAGCCCGCAGTACATCCTTTTACACACCTTCTCTCACCCTGTTGGCATCGCGGGTGATCTTCTTTGCAAGTTCATCACAGGTGGTAACATTTCATGGATAGGTGGCGTAGCCTCTGTCTTCTCCCTCGTTGCCATATCTTTTGAACGATTCAACGCGGTGACGAATCCTCATAACGCATCTTTAAAGTTCACCATGTCAAAAGTTAAAATGATCATAGTCTGCTGTTGGATTTTTACGGCTTTATTTAATCTTCCGCTTTTTTTTGCTATTCGCTACGACAAGGAAGAAAATTTCTGCCTGGAATCGTGGCCCTGGCCGGTTTACGGCAGAATTAACTCAACTGCTTGGTTGCTGGTAGTGGGAATTGTTCCAGCATCCATCATGTTGTCCTTGTATTCCAGAGTTGTGTATGATTTATGGTTTAAGAAAGTGACAAACGAAGCCATCGTGGGACAAGGCGCAGTccgaaaatcaagaaaaaaggtTACGAAATTGGTGTTAACAGTGAGCGTTATATACGCAATAAGCTGGTTTCCTCAGCTTATAATTTACCTTCTCAGTaattttgatttccttttcgAATTTGGAGGCTTTTTTTACATCGCTTCAGTTGTTTTGGTGTCATTTAACTCTGCTATCAATCCAGTGATTTATGCTTTGCAGAGTGAGCGCTTTCGCCGGCATTTTAGACGGCTGCTTTCCTACCGTAGATCAAGAAAACGAGAAGTCTGTCCTCTTGTAACACACCCGGAGCCTCCAACTTGCAAATGCGAGATGCAAGAAACACCACAAATTCTGGAAGAAGTTATTAAAAGCGGGAATTTGAGAGCTGATGGACAAGTCTTCCAATTACAAAATTCTAACTTAGAATGTTTATATTCTGCTCAGTGA